The proteins below are encoded in one region of Segatella copri:
- a CDS encoding transposase, protein MNTGLDQYMDIFKDAVEDSAAKITKSFEKILIEVIILFMVIPRKINFTQMGRYGLHVEQTYRNAFGLKKSKCIDWLKLNVSLAKRFLGKQGRWAIAIDPSYISKAGKKTPHIGRFWSGCAQSVKHGLEIMGIGLIDIDTKDCMMLRAHQSLNNKELSLRNKTMVDFYISVIKRYRKELLKLSTLIVADAYFSTSTFVNGIKKEGFSLISRFRDNACLFYVYAGPRTGKRGRPKTKDGKINMKNLDLTRMEKMEMKDIEGTAYTLIAYSKALRCKVRLVIWQMPNGKKKLFFSTDTSLSGEEVLLYYRTRFHIEFCFRDAKGYTGLMDCQARDKWKLDFAFNASFTSLNVAKVTMKEMGMEYSMSSFKSLMTNIYLVKRIFKASGYTPNRTLISKIFKDLSCLQRIAA, encoded by the coding sequence ATGAATACAGGACTTGACCAATATATGGATATCTTTAAAGATGCAGTTGAAGATTCAGCTGCAAAGATAACAAAAAGTTTCGAGAAAATACTCATCGAGGTGATAATTTTGTTCATGGTAATACCAAGAAAGATAAATTTCACCCAAATGGGGAGGTATGGCTTGCATGTTGAGCAAACCTATCGCAACGCATTCGGCTTGAAAAAGTCGAAGTGCATTGATTGGCTCAAACTTAATGTCTCACTTGCCAAGCGCTTCTTGGGTAAACAGGGAAGATGGGCTATTGCCATTGATCCCAGCTACATCAGTAAAGCTGGCAAGAAAACACCACATATCGGTCGTTTTTGGTCAGGATGTGCTCAGTCTGTTAAACATGGTCTCGAAATCATGGGTATTGGACTCATTGATATTGATACCAAAGACTGCATGATGTTAAGAGCCCACCAGTCGCTAAATAATAAAGAACTGAGTCTTAGAAACAAGACTATGGTAGATTTCTATATCAGCGTCATTAAGCGTTACCGCAAGGAACTTCTTAAACTCTCAACCCTCATAGTTGCAGATGCTTACTTCTCTACAAGTACATTTGTTAATGGGATAAAGAAAGAAGGCTTCTCTTTGATAAGCCGCTTTCGTGACAATGCTTGTCTCTTTTATGTCTATGCTGGTCCACGTACTGGAAAACGTGGTCGCCCCAAGACCAAGGATGGCAAGATTAATATGAAGAATCTTGACCTCACTCGAATGGAGAAGATGGAGATGAAAGATATAGAAGGAACAGCTTATACTTTGATAGCCTATTCCAAGGCACTCAGGTGTAAAGTTAGACTTGTCATCTGGCAGATGCCAAATGGCAAGAAGAAACTATTCTTCTCTACAGACACCTCACTTTCGGGTGAAGAAGTACTTCTTTATTATAGAACCAGGTTCCATATCGAATTTTGCTTTCGTGACGCCAAAGGCTATACTGGTCTTATGGACTGCCAGGCTCGCGATAAGTGGAAACTCGATTTTGCTTTCAATGCTTCGTTCACATCACTAAATGTTGCCAAGGTAACTATGAAGGAGATGGGAATGGAATATTCTATGTCTTCATTCAAGTCACTGATGACCAATATTTATCTGGTGAAACGAATTTTTAAAGCAAGTGGGTACACCCCGAACCGAACTTTAATTAGCAAGATTTTCAAAGATCTCTCGTGCTTACA
- a CDS encoding CfxA family broad-spectrum class A beta-lactamase, which produces MKKNRKKQIVVLCIALVCIFILVFSLSHKSATKGSANPPLTDVLTDSISQIVSACPGEIGVAVIINNTDTVSVNNKSIYPMMSVFKVHQALALCNDFDKKGLSLDTLVKINREKLDPKTWSPMMKDYSAPVISLTVRDLLRYTLSQSDNNASNIMFKNMLNTAQTDSFIAKLIPHSSFQIAYTEEEMSADHDKAYSNYTSPLGAAMLMNRLFTESLISNEKQDFIKNALKECKTGIDRIVAPLLDKEGVVIAHKTGSGYVNENGILAAQNDVAYICLPNKVCYTLAVFVKDFKGNESQASQFVAHISAVVYSLLINTALN; this is translated from the coding sequence ATGAAAAAAAACAGAAAAAAGCAAATCGTAGTTTTGTGTATAGCTTTAGTTTGCATCTTCATCTTGGTGTTCTCATTGTCCCATAAATCAGCTACAAAAGGTAGCGCGAATCCTCCATTAACAGATGTTTTGACTGATAGCATTTCTCAGATTGTCTCGGCTTGTCCTGGTGAAATTGGTGTGGCGGTTATTATTAATAACACAGATACGGTTAGTGTTAATAATAAAAGCATTTATCCTATGATGAGTGTATTTAAGGTTCATCAGGCATTAGCTCTTTGCAATGATTTTGACAAAAAAGGCCTTTCCCTTGATACCTTGGTAAAGATAAATAGGGAAAAACTTGATCCAAAGACATGGAGCCCTATGATGAAAGATTATTCAGCACCAGTTATATCGTTGACAGTAAGAGATCTGTTGCGCTATACTCTTTCCCAGAGCGACAATAATGCAAGCAATATCATGTTTAAGAATATGCTCAATACTGCACAAACAGACAGTTTTATAGCGAAACTCATACCACATTCGAGTTTTCAGATAGCTTATACAGAAGAGGAAATGTCCGCTGACCATGACAAAGCTTACTCTAATTACACATCTCCTCTTGGTGCTGCAATGTTGATGAATCGTTTGTTTACAGAAAGTCTTATCAGTAATGAGAAACAAGATTTCATTAAGAATGCATTGAAAGAATGTAAAACAGGTATAGATAGGATAGTAGCTCCACTTCTTGATAAAGAAGGGGTTGTAATAGCACATAAGACAGGTTCTGGTTATGTCAATGAAAATGGTATTCTTGCAGCTCAGAATGATGTAGCCTATATATGTCTGCCTAATAAGGTCTGCTATACCTTAGCTGTATTTGTTAAGGATTTCAAGGGAAATGAATCACAAGCGTCACAATTTGTTGCGCATATATCAGCGGTAGTATATTCTTTATTAATCAATACTGCGTTAAATTAA
- a CDS encoding transposase, which translates to MAKIQIKSEKLTPFGGIFSIMEQFDALLAQTIDSTLGLRCTMFGYQYSEILRSLMCVYLCGGSCIEDVTTHLMKHLSLHPTEINGIEFELNSILVEKWKGKPYRLVIQRQRRIDGDLDIWEGEYTYRCILANDYKSSARDIVEFYNLRGGKERIFDDRNNGFGWNRLPKSFMAQNTVFLLMTALIRNFYKAIMQRLKTHEFGLRATSRIKTFVFKFISVPAKWIKTSRRHVLNIYSDNYAYANLFKTDFG; encoded by the coding sequence ATGGCAAAGATACAAATAAAATCTGAGAAACTCACTCCTTTTGGAGGAATTTTTTCTATTATGGAGCAATTTGATGCTCTTTTAGCTCAAACCATAGATTCCACCTTGGGATTGAGATGCACTATGTTTGGTTATCAATATAGCGAAATTCTACGCTCTCTGATGTGCGTATATCTTTGTGGCGGCTCATGTATTGAGGATGTTACAACTCACTTGATGAAACATTTGTCTCTTCATCCAACTGAAATCAACGGTATTGAATTTGAGCTGAATTCCATCCTTGTTGAGAAATGGAAAGGAAAACCGTATCGTCTTGTCATACAGAGACAAAGGCGAATAGATGGAGACCTTGACATTTGGGAAGGCGAATATACCTACAGATGTATACTGGCTAACGATTACAAGTCGAGTGCAAGAGACATCGTGGAATTCTACAATCTTCGTGGTGGCAAGGAACGCATCTTCGATGACAGGAACAATGGCTTTGGCTGGAATCGGTTGCCAAAATCGTTCATGGCACAGAATACTGTATTCCTGCTTATGACAGCTCTCATCAGAAACTTCTACAAAGCTATTATGCAGAGATTGAAAACCCATGAATTTGGATTGCGTGCCACCAGCAGAATCAAGACCTTTGTGTTCAAGTTCATCTCTGTTCCTGCAAAATGGATTAAGACGTCACGTAGGCATGTATTGAACATTTATTCAGACAACTATGCTTATGCCAACCTGTTCAAGACAGACTTTGGTTAA
- a CDS encoding phage integrase SAM-like domain-containing protein, producing MKIEKFKVLLYLKKSGMDKNGKAPIMGRITVNRTMAQFSCKLSCTPSLWNPRASRLEGKSKEAVETNKDIEQLLLSIQKAFDVLVEKRTDFEAKDVKEALQGSVKTQTTLLSFVDEHISELSTHEGIDMSKSSVWTYRKIRKNLAEFISEKYKLADLAFGQLTEPFISDFHHYLLDEKGFSSGTITIYVSLFKKMCRIAFERGLCKNLLFAHYRVGTPKVTTPKALSMSDFIKIRDAELPEDKPRLSVSRDLFLFACYAGTAFIDTVSITKANVKVLEDGDKWLIYNRKKTGTLARVKLLPEALELMAKYEDEARDTLFPLLSTNRVRIDLITICKLAETSKTYSYHSGRHSFASLITLEAGVPMETICKMLGHKDVKMTQRYARVTQKKLFEDMDKFIAATEKDFILAL from the coding sequence ATGAAAATCGAAAAATTCAAGGTGTTGCTCTACCTCAAAAAGAGCGGAATGGACAAGAATGGAAAAGCTCCCATCATGGGACGCATCACGGTGAACAGGACTATGGCGCAGTTCTCCTGCAAGTTGTCTTGCACTCCATCGCTTTGGAATCCTCGTGCCAGCCGATTGGAGGGCAAGAGCAAGGAAGCCGTGGAGACCAACAAGGACATCGAGCAGTTGTTGCTTTCCATCCAAAAGGCTTTCGATGTGCTTGTGGAAAAGAGAACAGACTTCGAGGCTAAGGATGTCAAGGAGGCTTTGCAGGGCAGCGTCAAGACACAGACCACCCTTCTCTCCTTCGTGGACGAGCATATCAGTGAACTCAGCACCCATGAGGGCATCGATATGTCGAAGAGCAGTGTCTGGACTTACAGAAAGATTCGCAAGAACCTTGCCGAGTTCATCAGTGAGAAATACAAGTTGGCAGACTTGGCTTTCGGACAGTTGACTGAGCCTTTCATCAGTGACTTTCACCATTACTTGCTTGACGAGAAAGGCTTTTCATCAGGAACCATCACCATCTATGTGTCGCTCTTCAAGAAGATGTGCCGCATCGCCTTTGAGCGAGGCTTGTGCAAGAACCTGCTGTTCGCCCATTATCGGGTTGGCACTCCAAAGGTTACGACACCCAAGGCTCTCAGCATGTCTGATTTCATAAAAATCCGTGATGCGGAACTACCCGAAGACAAGCCAAGACTATCCGTTAGCCGTGACCTGTTTCTTTTCGCCTGCTATGCAGGAACAGCCTTCATAGACACCGTTTCCATCACGAAAGCCAATGTCAAGGTGTTGGAGGATGGCGACAAATGGCTCATCTATAACCGCAAGAAGACAGGAACACTTGCCAGGGTGAAACTCCTGCCCGAAGCGTTGGAGCTGATGGCGAAATACGAGGACGAGGCAAGAGATACCCTCTTCCCATTGCTGAGCACGAATCGTGTTCGTATCGATCTCATCACCATCTGCAAGTTGGCGGAAACGAGCAAGACCTATTCCTACCATTCGGGACGACACTCGTTCGCCAGCCTCATTACGCTGGAGGCTGGTGTGCCGATGGAGACCATCTGCAAGATGCTCGGTCACAAGGATGTGAAGATGACGCAGCGGTATGCGAGAGTAACCCAAAAGAAGCTGTTTGAGGACATGGACAAGTTCATCGCTGCAACCGAGAAGGACTTTATTCTCGCATTATGA